The Allocoprobacillus halotolerans nucleotide sequence AACATTTTGTAGAATCGCATGAATAAAACGTGCTGTTTTCATTCCTTTTTCTTTTTCGCAAGTTCGACAGCTTCATTGATAATTGCATAATCAGGAATATTATCCATCATTTCATGTTGATAAATGCTCATTAATAAAAGCATTTTTTCAAAAGCTTTGACACGCATATGTAAATGTGGTTTTAAAATATATTCCAACAACAACATATTTTGAACTGTTCCATAGACAACTCTTGTTATAAAATCTTTTTGTTGGCGTGTTAATG carries:
- a CDS encoding transcription antitermination factor NusB; this translates as MERQLVLEILLKFKQEQSYLNLTINQYFKRYSLTRQQKDFITRVVYGTVQNMLLLEYILKPHLHMRVKAFEKMLLLMSIYQHEMMDNIPDYAIINEAVELAKKKKE